The following are encoded together in the Desulfovibrio sp. Huiquan2017 genome:
- a CDS encoding proline dehydrogenase family protein has translation MLLWQKMMIGLARSESMTRRMQDSRFMSRFARRFVGGRDRDEGLERARALHGSGLSASLFYLGEYVADPDEIRATREALSGAARGLGRDGLDVHLSVDPTQLGSMISWETCHENVVALAGDVADNGRGGRDVLMLDMEDSSVTGPTLDLYHSLRGQGLPMAVTVQAYLHRTPEDLARLVENGAMVRLVKGAFAESGKVAVTGRRDRDEAYRKAVVTLLSPEARERGVYPVFGTHDHRMVAFAEHVAAANGWRRDQWEVEMLLGVRPAYQRELADRGVSVRLYLPFGRDWWPYSIRRVGENPKNLGFVFRSMVEKAE, from the coding sequence ATGCTGCTGTGGCAAAAGATGATGATCGGGCTGGCCCGAAGCGAATCCATGACCCGCCGGATGCAGGATTCCCGGTTCATGAGCCGGTTCGCCCGCCGGTTCGTGGGTGGCCGCGACCGTGACGAAGGCTTGGAACGCGCCCGCGCCCTGCATGGAAGCGGTCTGTCCGCCTCCCTGTTCTACCTCGGTGAGTACGTGGCCGATCCGGACGAGATCCGGGCCACTCGCGAGGCCCTGTCCGGGGCGGCCCGGGGATTGGGGCGCGACGGCCTGGACGTGCACCTGTCCGTGGATCCGACGCAGTTGGGATCGATGATTTCCTGGGAGACCTGCCACGAAAACGTGGTGGCCCTGGCCGGGGACGTGGCCGACAACGGCCGGGGTGGGCGCGACGTGCTCATGCTCGACATGGAGGATTCCTCGGTCACCGGGCCGACGCTTGACCTCTACCATTCCCTGCGCGGCCAGGGGTTGCCCATGGCCGTGACCGTGCAGGCCTACCTGCACCGGACGCCCGAAGATCTGGCCCGGCTGGTGGAGAATGGGGCCATGGTCCGCCTGGTCAAAGGGGCCTTTGCCGAATCCGGCAAGGTGGCCGTTACCGGACGGCGGGACCGGGACGAGGCCTACCGCAAGGCCGTTGTCACCCTGTTGTCTCCCGAGGCCCGCGAGCGCGGCGTGTATCCGGTCTTCGGCACCCATGACCACCGCATGGTCGCCTTCGCCGAGCACGTGGCTGCGGCCAATGGGTGGCGGCGCGACCAATGGGAGGTGGAAATGCTCCTCGGCGTCCGGCCCGCCTACCAGCGCGAGTTGGCCGATCGGGGCGTGTCCGTGCGCCTGTACCTGCCGTTTGGCCGCGACTGGTGGCCTTACTCCATCCGCCGGGTGGGGGAGAATCCCAAGAATCTCGGTTTTGTTTTCCGTTCCATGGTCGAAAAGGCCGAATAG
- a CDS encoding response regulator transcription factor codes for MSAQKILVVEDHRDTRELLKYNLTTAGFDVAAAEDGQLGLSLAHAFKPDIILLDLMMPGTDGLEVCRQLKGDPATARIPVIMLTAKGEEVDKIVGLELGADDYVVKPFSPRELALRIKAILRRYGAPEPNAPKLWEREGLRIDFEAHQITIDGEETALTATEFKLLTVLVSGAGKVQTRDNLLDTVWDTHFEGYSRTVDTHVRRLRQKLGPYASWIETIRGVGYRFKA; via the coding sequence GTGTCAGCCCAGAAAATCCTGGTGGTCGAAGACCACAGAGACACGCGTGAACTGCTGAAATACAACCTCACTACCGCCGGGTTCGACGTGGCCGCCGCCGAGGACGGCCAGCTCGGCCTGAGCCTGGCCCATGCCTTCAAGCCCGACATCATCCTGCTCGACCTGATGATGCCGGGAACCGACGGCCTGGAAGTCTGCCGCCAACTCAAGGGCGATCCGGCCACGGCCCGCATCCCGGTGATCATGCTCACGGCCAAGGGCGAGGAAGTGGACAAGATCGTCGGCCTGGAGCTCGGCGCCGACGATTACGTGGTCAAACCCTTTTCCCCGCGCGAACTGGCCCTGCGCATCAAGGCGATCCTGCGTCGCTACGGCGCGCCCGAGCCCAACGCCCCCAAATTGTGGGAACGCGAGGGGCTGCGCATCGACTTCGAGGCGCATCAGATCACCATCGACGGGGAGGAGACCGCCCTTACGGCCACCGAGTTCAAACTTCTGACCGTGCTTGTGTCCGGGGCGGGCAAGGTCCAGACCCGCGACAACCTCCTGGACACGGTCTGGGACACCCATTTCGAAGGATATTCCCGCACCGTGGATACCCATGTCCGGCGGCTGCGTCAGAAGCTGGGGCCCTATGCGTCCTGGATTGAGACCATCCGTGGGGTGGGGTATCGGTTCAAGGCCTGA
- a CDS encoding acetate--CoA ligase — MQPDAQLCELFNPESIAVVGASRSPLKLGHLILSNLISAGYRGTIFPVNPAGGEILGLPAYPSTADLPRPPDLGIIVLPREKVLQAMRDLADAHVDAICVISAGFRETGRDGFELEMKMADLARRRDITLLGPNTLGLFNTTINLNASIAQTMPAKGSISFFSQSGALCSAILDWAEGESIGFSKFISLGNKAGVSEADVLEALGDDPDTKVIIGYLESVDDGRKFLARARAVTEKKPVIMIKAGTTAAGARATSSHTGSLAGSVEAGLAAFKQAGIIRVENLETLFDLARAFSEQPLPRGPNLAVVTNSGGPGILAADACEAAGLNLARPSQTALDRLTEVLPPFAAIYNPIDIIGDAKAERYRATLQAVAEDEVTHAILVLLTPTASAEITETAQVIIDMAKTCDKPIFASFMGFDRIAPGRDMLLDAGIPCYAYPEPAVTAISAMLAHYRWKNRPFPVEVCFRRDKGRAERTIEAALAAGVTELPFNDAMDIAAAYELPVPETRLVRTSDQAVRAAKKMGYPVALKIESPHLTSRSEVDGVALDLHTPREVRDAWLDITARAQRKRPDVYLAGCLVQTMGPVRAREVIIRFTQDPQFGPLISFCLAGPSAEVLGDVSYRLAPLALHDVQDIVREIKSFPLLRGVRGEEPANLAAIEDILLSMSQMATDFPEIREAELNPILVDAEGAFVADLRVTVGPI, encoded by the coding sequence ATGCAGCCAGACGCCCAACTTTGTGAACTTTTCAACCCCGAATCCATCGCCGTGGTCGGCGCTTCCCGGAGCCCTCTCAAGCTCGGGCATCTTATCCTGTCGAATTTAATCTCGGCAGGGTACAGGGGGACAATCTTTCCCGTCAATCCCGCAGGCGGAGAAATTCTCGGCCTGCCCGCCTACCCGTCCACGGCCGATCTGCCCCGCCCGCCGGACCTCGGCATCATCGTCCTGCCGCGCGAAAAGGTCCTTCAGGCCATGCGTGACCTGGCCGACGCCCATGTGGACGCCATCTGCGTCATCTCCGCAGGGTTCCGCGAAACAGGGCGCGACGGCTTCGAACTCGAAATGAAGATGGCCGACCTGGCCCGCCGCCGGGACATCACCCTGCTCGGCCCCAACACGCTCGGGCTCTTCAACACGACCATCAACCTGAACGCATCCATCGCCCAGACCATGCCCGCCAAGGGCTCCATATCCTTCTTCTCCCAAAGCGGGGCGCTGTGCTCGGCCATCCTGGACTGGGCCGAGGGCGAGTCCATCGGCTTCTCCAAGTTTATCTCGCTGGGCAACAAGGCGGGCGTATCCGAAGCCGACGTGCTCGAAGCCCTGGGCGATGATCCGGACACCAAGGTCATCATAGGCTACCTGGAGTCCGTGGACGACGGCCGCAAATTTCTGGCCCGCGCCCGGGCCGTGACCGAGAAGAAACCGGTCATAATGATCAAGGCGGGGACCACCGCCGCGGGCGCGCGGGCCACGTCCAGCCACACCGGCTCCCTGGCCGGGAGCGTGGAGGCGGGCCTGGCCGCGTTCAAGCAGGCGGGTATCATCCGGGTGGAGAACCTGGAAACCCTGTTCGACCTGGCGCGCGCCTTTTCCGAACAGCCCCTGCCCCGGGGCCCGAACCTGGCCGTGGTGACCAACTCCGGCGGGCCCGGCATCCTGGCCGCCGACGCCTGCGAGGCCGCCGGGCTCAACTTGGCCCGGCCCTCCCAGACCGCCCTGGACCGGCTGACCGAGGTCCTGCCGCCCTTCGCGGCCATCTACAATCCCATCGACATCATCGGGGACGCCAAAGCCGAACGCTATCGGGCCACCTTGCAGGCCGTGGCCGAGGACGAGGTCACCCACGCCATCCTGGTCCTGCTCACGCCCACGGCCTCGGCGGAAATCACCGAGACCGCCCAGGTCATCATCGACATGGCCAAGACGTGCGACAAGCCGATTTTCGCCTCGTTCATGGGGTTCGACCGCATAGCTCCGGGCCGCGACATGCTCCTCGACGCGGGCATTCCCTGCTACGCCTATCCCGAACCGGCGGTCACGGCCATCTCGGCCATGCTCGCCCATTACCGCTGGAAGAACCGCCCCTTCCCCGTGGAGGTCTGCTTCCGCCGCGACAAGGGACGGGCCGAGCGGACCATCGAAGCCGCCCTTGCGGCGGGCGTGACCGAGCTGCCCTTCAACGACGCCATGGACATCGCCGCGGCCTACGAACTGCCCGTGCCCGAAACCCGGCTGGTGCGCACCTCGGATCAGGCCGTGCGCGCGGCCAAGAAAATGGGCTACCCCGTGGCGCTAAAAATCGAATCGCCCCACCTGACCAGCCGAAGCGAAGTGGACGGCGTGGCCCTGGATCTGCACACCCCGCGCGAGGTGCGCGACGCCTGGCTGGACATCACCGCCCGCGCCCAGCGCAAGCGCCCGGACGTGTATCTGGCGGGCTGCCTGGTCCAGACCATGGGGCCGGTCAGGGCCCGCGAGGTGATCATCCGCTTCACTCAGGACCCGCAGTTCGGTCCGCTCATCTCCTTCTGCCTGGCCGGGCCGTCCGCCGAAGTGCTCGGCGACGTCAGCTACCGGCTGGCCCCGCTGGCCCTGCACGACGTCCAGGACATTGTCCGCGAAATCAAATCGTTCCCCCTGCTGCGCGGGGTGCGCGGCGAAGAGCCCGCAAACCTTGCGGCCATCGAGGACATTCTGCTGTCCATGTCGCAGATGGCCACGGACTTCCCCGAAATCCGCGAGGCCGAGCTGAACCCCATCCTGGTGGACGCGGAAGGGGCCTTCGTGGCCGATCTGCGCGTGACCGTGGGGCCCATATGA
- a CDS encoding AraC family transcriptional regulator produces the protein MGKTPTNRQVRFWRDPDLPGVEVRRSSYNEEAFRPHVHDAYSIGFIEHGRTTFELDGGLHAASVGELVFIGPGLVHACNPDPDSDMAYTMFYVAPSWLTAVARDLFGPDATPPRFPRPVASDRQLADHLRELREAIADNEGRLEKESRLVQALADAITRHGSPGPAPVPEARPGGPDAVRAVRGYLADRVAEKVSLDELSAAASMSRYHLLRVFQAATGLSPHAYQNQLRVDLGKRLLAEGLPVSRVAVETGFADQSHFSRVFRRYTGATPGQYRDSGLS, from the coding sequence ATGGGCAAGACGCCGACCAACCGCCAAGTGCGCTTCTGGCGCGACCCGGATTTGCCGGGCGTGGAGGTGCGCCGGTCTTCCTACAACGAGGAGGCCTTCCGGCCCCATGTCCACGATGCCTATTCCATAGGTTTCATCGAGCACGGCCGGACCACCTTCGAACTCGACGGGGGCCTGCACGCCGCGTCCGTCGGCGAACTCGTCTTCATCGGGCCGGGGCTGGTCCACGCCTGCAACCCGGACCCGGACTCGGACATGGCCTACACCATGTTCTACGTCGCCCCGTCCTGGCTGACGGCCGTGGCCCGCGATCTTTTCGGCCCGGACGCCACGCCGCCGCGATTCCCCCGTCCCGTGGCTTCCGACCGGCAACTTGCCGATCATCTGCGGGAACTCCGGGAAGCCATCGCCGACAACGAAGGTCGCCTGGAAAAGGAGTCCCGGCTGGTCCAGGCCCTGGCCGACGCTATCACCCGGCATGGCTCACCCGGCCCGGCCCCTGTTCCGGAAGCCCGCCCCGGCGGGCCCGACGCGGTCCGCGCGGTGCGCGGCTATCTGGCCGATCGTGTGGCGGAAAAGGTCTCCCTGGATGAATTGTCCGCAGCGGCGTCCATGAGCCGTTATCATCTCCTGCGCGTCTTTCAGGCGGCCACCGGCCTGTCGCCCCACGCCTACCAGAACCAACTACGCGTGGACCTGGGCAAGCGGTTGCTGGCCGAGGGGCTGCCCGTCAGCCGGGTGGCCGTGGAGACCGGATTCGCCGATCAGTCCCACTTCAGCCGCGTGTTCCGCCGGTACACCGGGGCCACGCCCGGCCAGTACCGGGATTCCGGCCTGTCCTGA
- a CDS encoding VOC family protein, with product MPHTMPDGINVLFVAGFGPIVTDQEKSEGLFRDVLRLPLASIEGYAGYLYSADIPGVKHFALWPLDKAALSCFGKPEWPESVPVPQAWLEIDVADIESATKILEAHGYDLLIRLREEPWGQTVTRFLSPEGILLAVTHTPFLRDGETD from the coding sequence ATGCCGCATACCATGCCGGATGGCATCAATGTATTGTTTGTCGCCGGGTTCGGCCCCATTGTGACCGACCAGGAGAAGAGCGAAGGGCTTTTTCGAGATGTCCTGCGCCTGCCACTGGCCTCGATCGAAGGGTATGCGGGCTATCTGTATTCGGCGGACATCCCGGGAGTGAAACACTTCGCGTTGTGGCCGCTGGATAAGGCGGCGCTCTCCTGCTTCGGCAAGCCCGAATGGCCGGAGAGCGTGCCCGTGCCGCAGGCGTGGCTTGAGATCGATGTCGCCGATATCGAATCCGCGACAAAAATTCTGGAAGCACACGGGTACGACCTTCTTATACGCCTGCGGGAAGAGCCCTGGGGGCAGACCGTCACACGTTTCCTCAGCCCGGAAGGCATCCTTCTCGCCGTTACCCACACACCCTTTTTGAGGGACGGGGAGACGGACTAG
- the rnc gene encoding ribonuclease III encodes MDTAALQDCIHHRFAQVKVLETALTHSSFANEQDGFEDNERLEFLGDAVLELCISEEGFRRYPSAHEGQLTRIRSQLVKEQSLAAIARELDLDRFIRLGRGEELQGGRDRDALLADAFEALLGAVFLDGGFEAARRTILDIFEDQWPARAMLPETKDYKSRLQEVAQELFRDRPVYVLAGTSGPEHEKLFEVDVTLPRGERFRGIGTSVKRAEQEAARIGLDFLEEE; translated from the coding sequence ATGGATACCGCTGCACTACAGGATTGTATCCACCATAGGTTTGCCCAAGTCAAGGTCCTGGAGACGGCTCTGACCCACTCTTCGTTCGCAAACGAGCAGGACGGCTTCGAGGATAACGAACGGCTGGAGTTTTTGGGCGATGCCGTGCTGGAATTGTGCATCTCCGAAGAGGGATTCCGGCGGTACCCGTCGGCCCACGAGGGCCAGCTCACGCGCATTCGCTCGCAACTGGTCAAGGAGCAGTCCCTGGCGGCCATTGCCCGGGAACTGGATCTGGATCGGTTTATCCGCCTGGGCCGGGGCGAGGAACTTCAGGGCGGCCGGGATCGCGATGCGCTGTTGGCCGATGCCTTCGAAGCCCTGCTCGGCGCGGTTTTCCTGGACGGCGGGTTTGAAGCCGCCCGGCGAACCATTCTGGACATCTTCGAGGATCAGTGGCCCGCTCGGGCCATGCTGCCCGAGACCAAAGACTACAAGAGCCGCTTGCAGGAAGTGGCCCAGGAGCTGTTCCGCGACCGGCCGGTGTACGTGCTGGCCGGAACCAGCGGCCCGGAGCACGAAAAATTGTTCGAGGTGGACGTCACCCTGCCGCGCGGCGAAAGGTTTCGCGGCATCGGCACCAGCGTGAAGCGGGCCGAGCAGGAGGCCGCGCGTATCGGCCTGGATTTCCTCGAAGAAGAATAG
- a CDS encoding phosphotransacetylase family protein, producing the protein MAGLYIGSTTGYSGKNMIAMGLGLRLQKDGYNVGYMKPVGAMPMEVNGKLGDEDAAFVQDVLGLSEDPAMVTPVVVTQDFKVKAFTGKMEGLLDHIVEGYEAVSKDKDVTLVAGSGSMYSGKYCDTDAISVVRKLGIKTVIIDRFQKELKYDYLMVMKETLGDLMTGVILNDVPPNFMDEITQLLGPALEAKGVKILGVIPRDPLMGAIKVGDLADRLGGKIISAHNKSERVVESFLIGTMQVENFMTHFRKKKNSAIIVGGDRSDVQLVALEGDCPCLILTGNLYPNDIILTRSEVLETPIIMVREDTFTVAKKMDDILSRHKLRDAIKIKQGAELVSNNIDFEYLKQELGLK; encoded by the coding sequence ATGGCTGGACTCTACATAGGCTCGACCACGGGATATTCAGGCAAAAACATGATCGCCATGGGGCTGGGTCTGCGCCTGCAGAAAGACGGGTACAACGTGGGCTACATGAAGCCGGTCGGGGCCATGCCCATGGAAGTCAACGGCAAGCTCGGCGACGAGGATGCCGCCTTTGTCCAGGACGTGCTCGGCCTGTCCGAAGATCCCGCCATGGTCACGCCCGTGGTCGTCACCCAAGATTTCAAGGTCAAGGCCTTCACCGGCAAGATGGAAGGCCTGCTGGACCACATCGTCGAGGGATACGAGGCCGTGTCCAAGGATAAGGACGTCACCCTGGTGGCCGGATCCGGGTCCATGTATTCCGGCAAGTACTGCGACACCGACGCCATTTCCGTGGTCCGCAAGCTCGGCATCAAGACCGTGATCATCGACCGTTTCCAGAAAGAATTGAAATACGACTACCTCATGGTCATGAAGGAAACCCTGGGCGATCTCATGACCGGCGTCATCCTCAACGACGTGCCTCCGAATTTCATGGACGAGATCACCCAGCTCCTCGGCCCGGCCCTGGAGGCCAAGGGCGTCAAGATCCTCGGCGTCATCCCCCGCGACCCGCTCATGGGCGCCATCAAGGTCGGCGACCTGGCCGACCGACTGGGCGGCAAGATCATCTCCGCCCACAACAAGAGCGAGCGCGTGGTCGAGTCCTTCCTCATCGGGACCATGCAGGTCGAGAACTTCATGACTCATTTCCGAAAGAAGAAGAACTCCGCCATCATCGTGGGCGGCGATCGGTCCGACGTGCAGCTCGTGGCGCTGGAAGGCGACTGCCCCTGCCTCATCCTGACCGGCAACCTCTACCCCAACGACATCATCCTGACCCGGTCCGAAGTCCTGGAAACCCCCATCATCATGGTCCGTGAAGACACCTTCACGGTGGCCAAGAAGATGGACGACATCCTCTCCCGGCACAAGCTGCGTGACGCCATCAAGATCAAACAGGGCGCGGAACTTGTGTCCAACAACATCGACTTCGAATACCTCAAGCAGGAACTCGGCCTGAAATAG
- a CDS encoding diguanylate cyclase has protein sequence MQSKLTVGYVLIGLVSCLTVVFIARQLIRSDFEEYVLQEEFALFRADLADYAARHGGLERALHIEPFSTFATPLEASRRWQGQPFRFLVMDQAGALLFPAGPYKAGEIVPGGVLAEAVPVTVDGRVVALAAHIGEERLVRDDVRFLGTADMALAVGAGCAMVLTALLGLAFAWRQGRPAHRLVESVRDVGTADGGGHCVELGTDDELAEMAEVYNAMSDELARCRVELGELAVLDPQTELYNRRHFDEQARQFFESAKRYEQPLSLVMGDLDLFRGLNEQFSREVGDMVLEKVAELFTRHTRKSDVVARYGGEEFVVLFTNTTRDKAAIACENIRRAVEAYPWDEFHPDLKVTISMGLADNTGLDSASAMVARAGQFLTSAKADGRNRLAGTE, from the coding sequence ATGCAATCGAAACTGACGGTGGGATATGTGCTCATTGGCCTCGTCAGTTGTCTGACGGTCGTCTTCATTGCCCGACAATTGATCCGCAGCGATTTTGAAGAATATGTCCTGCAAGAGGAGTTTGCACTCTTCCGTGCGGACTTGGCGGACTACGCCGCCCGCCACGGCGGCCTGGAGCGGGCTTTGCACATCGAACCGTTCAGCACCTTCGCGACGCCGTTGGAGGCCTCCAGGCGGTGGCAGGGCCAGCCGTTCCGCTTCCTGGTCATGGATCAGGCGGGGGCGCTCTTGTTCCCGGCCGGTCCATACAAGGCGGGAGAAATCGTTCCCGGCGGGGTTCTGGCCGAGGCTGTGCCCGTGACCGTGGACGGGCGGGTCGTGGCTTTGGCGGCCCATATCGGCGAGGAGAGGCTGGTGCGCGACGACGTGCGGTTCCTGGGCACGGCCGACATGGCGTTGGCGGTCGGCGCGGGATGCGCGATGGTTCTGACGGCGCTCCTGGGGCTGGCGTTCGCCTGGCGGCAGGGGAGACCGGCCCACCGGCTGGTCGAGTCGGTGCGGGATGTCGGTACCGCGGACGGCGGCGGTCATTGCGTCGAGCTGGGCACGGACGACGAACTGGCCGAGATGGCCGAGGTCTACAACGCCATGAGCGACGAGTTGGCCCGCTGCCGGGTTGAGCTGGGCGAACTGGCCGTGCTGGACCCGCAGACCGAATTGTACAACCGACGCCATTTCGACGAGCAGGCCCGGCAGTTTTTCGAGAGCGCCAAACGCTATGAGCAGCCCTTGTCCCTCGTGATGGGCGACCTGGATCTTTTCCGGGGCCTGAATGAGCAATTTTCGCGCGAGGTGGGGGACATGGTCCTGGAAAAGGTGGCCGAACTGTTTACCCGGCATACCCGCAAGAGCGACGTGGTCGCCCGGTATGGGGGGGAGGAGTTCGTCGTCCTGTTCACCAATACCACCCGCGACAAGGCGGCTATCGCCTGCGAAAACATCCGCCGGGCCGTGGAGGCCTACCCCTGGGACGAGTTTCATCCCGACCTGAAAGTGACCATCTCCATGGGATTGGCCGACAACACGGGGCTGGACAGCGCCTCGGCCATGGTTGCCCGGGCCGGACAGTTCCTGACGTCGGCCAAAGCGGACGGTCGCAACCGGCTGGCCGGGACGGAGTAG
- a CDS encoding flagellin: MSLVINHNLMAMNAQRNLSEHYGRLGVSTRRLSSGLRVGTAADDAAGLAIRELMRSEISSLHQGIRNASDAISLIQTADGALQVVDEKLIRLKELAMQASTGTYNSDQRMIIDSEYQAMCSEITRIANATDFNGIYLLNGNLSGRPGGSPIGDHDGTGLQPTGPLKIHFGTGNDSSEDYYYVAIQGSTASSFGLGHSAALKNGDTWEAQNAGKSISTQGLAQAAMDAINKAIISKDKIRANLGSMQNRLENTITNLEIQAENLQAAESRISDVDVAQEMTEFVRNQILTQSAVAMLAQANSLPRMAMQLIGG, encoded by the coding sequence ATGTCTTTAGTCATTAACCACAACCTCATGGCGATGAACGCCCAAAGGAACTTGTCCGAGCATTATGGACGGCTCGGCGTTTCCACCCGGCGTTTGTCATCCGGCCTGCGCGTCGGCACTGCCGCGGACGATGCGGCCGGATTGGCGATCCGCGAACTCATGCGTTCGGAAATCAGTTCCCTGCACCAGGGCATCCGCAACGCGTCCGACGCGATTTCGCTGATCCAGACCGCCGACGGCGCGTTGCAGGTGGTCGATGAAAAATTGATCCGCCTCAAGGAATTGGCCATGCAGGCGTCCACCGGCACCTACAACTCCGACCAGCGGATGATCATCGATTCCGAATATCAGGCAATGTGCTCGGAGATCACCCGTATCGCCAACGCGACGGACTTCAACGGAATTTACCTGCTCAACGGCAATCTCTCCGGCAGGCCCGGCGGGTCTCCAATCGGCGACCACGACGGCACGGGACTGCAGCCCACCGGCCCGCTGAAGATCCACTTCGGCACCGGCAACGACTCGTCCGAGGACTACTATTACGTGGCCATCCAGGGCTCCACCGCGTCCTCTTTCGGCCTTGGGCACTCCGCCGCCCTGAAGAACGGCGACACCTGGGAAGCCCAAAACGCGGGCAAGTCCATCTCCACCCAGGGGCTGGCCCAGGCCGCCATGGATGCGATCAACAAGGCGATCATCTCCAAGGACAAGATCCGCGCCAACCTCGGTTCCATGCAGAACCGACTGGAAAACACCATCACCAACCTGGAAATCCAGGCCGAGAACCTGCAAGCGGCCGAATCCCGCATTTCCGACGTCGATGTGGCCCAGGAAATGACCGAATTCGTGCGCAACCAGATTCTCACTCAGTCCGCCGTCGCCATGCTGGCCCAGGCCAACTCCCTGCCCAGAATGGCCATGCAGCTCATCGGCGGCTAG
- a CDS encoding DMT family transporter has product MSEDTAVLPRSAAWLAPVCLAGAVFLWGTSFMAAKTALTGFSPSVLVWLRMTLAALTVPFLLGRIPKPDYRPGDWKILSLLCLMQPCLYFLLESHALNLTTSSQAGMVSSLVPLFVAAGARAILGEPMTRGSMLGLAVSMAGVVWLSAAGAPAADAPDPALGNLLEVGAMVCAAVYMVVMKRLSARYSTWWLTGLQCVAGALFFLPGGLGNLSGLADAPAAAWIAVAYLGLFVTLGAFGLYNMAMTLMPAGRAALSINLVPLVALGAGWLLLGETLAPVQLAACGVVGVGVWLGRR; this is encoded by the coding sequence ATGTCCGAAGACACCGCCGTTCTGCCCCGGTCCGCCGCATGGCTTGCGCCCGTCTGTCTGGCCGGGGCCGTGTTCCTGTGGGGCACCTCTTTCATGGCCGCCAAGACCGCCCTGACCGGTTTTTCGCCCAGCGTCCTGGTCTGGTTGCGCATGACCCTGGCCGCGCTGACCGTCCCGTTCCTGCTCGGGCGCATCCCCAAGCCGGACTACCGCCCCGGGGACTGGAAGATACTTTCGCTGCTTTGCCTCATGCAGCCCTGCCTCTATTTCCTGCTTGAAAGCCACGCCCTCAACCTGACCACATCCTCCCAGGCGGGCATGGTCTCCTCCCTGGTGCCGCTCTTCGTGGCCGCCGGAGCCCGGGCCATCCTCGGCGAACCCATGACGCGCGGCTCCATGCTCGGATTGGCCGTGTCCATGGCCGGTGTGGTCTGGCTGTCCGCCGCCGGAGCGCCTGCCGCCGACGCGCCGGACCCCGCGCTGGGCAACCTGCTCGAGGTCGGGGCCATGGTCTGCGCCGCCGTCTACATGGTGGTCATGAAACGGCTTTCCGCCCGTTACTCCACCTGGTGGCTGACCGGCCTGCAATGCGTGGCCGGGGCGCTCTTCTTCCTGCCCGGGGGGTTGGGCAACCTGTCCGGGCTGGCCGACGCGCCCGCCGCGGCCTGGATCGCCGTGGCCTACCTCGGCCTGTTCGTCACCCTCGGGGCCTTCGGCTTGTACAACATGGCCATGACCCTCATGCCCGCCGGGCGTGCGGCTTTGTCCATCAATCTCGTACCCCTCGTGGCCCTGGGCGCGGGCTGGCTGCTGCTCGGCGAAACCCTCGCCCCGGTCCAGCTGGCCGCTTGCGGCGTGGTCGGCGTCGGCGTGTGGCTGGGGCGGCGGTAG